In one Pseudomonas sp. Bout1 genomic region, the following are encoded:
- a CDS encoding choline sulfate utilization transcriptional regulator, whose product MYESLGSLSLDLLRAFEAAARQRSFTAAATELGTTQPAISQQIKRLEEQLKVRLFDRIYRGIELTDAGALLFEQVQAGLQSINQGLSAIAEQDQHEVLQVATDFAFAAYWLMPRLHRFHEANPQVDVSLVTSERNHATLRSDIDVAVLFGDGRFKQGDSLWLFNEEVFPVCSPQLLQGRAAPLPVQSLLEFPLLHLRQQHNNQWFDWTGVFRELGISTAPTPGQLRFDNYTLLIQAAIAGQGVAIGWRHLVDNLLEQKWLCRPIGDTVISRFGYYVVLPQRKRRSQLIERFVDWLMAEQASSAQSLTGLALPSIAV is encoded by the coding sequence ATGTATGAATCCCTCGGTAGCCTGTCCCTTGACCTGCTGCGTGCGTTTGAGGCGGCGGCGCGCCAACGCAGCTTTACGGCGGCGGCAACGGAGCTGGGCACCACCCAGCCAGCCATCAGCCAGCAGATCAAACGCCTGGAAGAGCAACTGAAGGTGCGCCTGTTTGATCGCATTTACCGTGGCATCGAGTTGACTGATGCCGGCGCCTTGTTGTTCGAGCAGGTGCAGGCCGGCTTGCAGAGCATCAACCAGGGCCTGAGTGCGATTGCCGAGCAGGACCAGCACGAAGTCCTGCAAGTGGCGACGGACTTTGCCTTCGCCGCTTATTGGCTGATGCCACGCCTGCATCGCTTCCATGAAGCCAACCCGCAGGTGGACGTGAGCCTGGTCACCAGTGAACGCAATCACGCGACGTTGCGCAGCGATATCGATGTAGCGGTGCTGTTTGGCGATGGCCGCTTTAAACAGGGCGACAGCCTGTGGCTGTTCAACGAGGAAGTATTCCCGGTGTGCAGCCCGCAGTTGCTTCAGGGCCGCGCCGCGCCGTTGCCGGTGCAGAGCCTGCTGGAGTTCCCGCTTCTGCACCTGCGCCAGCAACACAACAACCAGTGGTTCGACTGGACCGGCGTGTTCCGCGAGCTGGGCATCAGCACCGCGCCCACCCCGGGCCAATTGCGGTTCGACAACTACACCCTGTTGATCCAGGCAGCAATCGCCGGCCAGGGCGTGGCCATCGGCTGGCGTCACCTGGTGGATAACCTGCTGGAGCAGAAGTGGCTGTGCCGGCCGATTGGCGACACGGTGATCTCACGCTTCGGCTATTACGTGGTGCTGCCCCAGCGCAAACGTCGCAGCCAGTTGATCGAACGTTTCGTCGACTGGTTGATGGCCGAGCAGGCCAGCAGCGCACAATCACTGACTGGCCTGGCCCTGCCATCCATTGCGGTCTAG
- a CDS encoding DOPA 4,5-dioxygenase family protein, protein MQRIKGYHAHIYFNASTIDQARKLCEDAAQLFPLRMGRVHERPVGPHPDWSCQLAFDPEYIGVVLPWLALNRNGLVVFLHPTTGDDLKDHTEHAIWMGAMRTLDLSIF, encoded by the coding sequence ATGCAACGTATCAAGGGCTACCACGCCCACATCTACTTCAACGCCAGCACAATCGACCAGGCGCGCAAACTCTGCGAAGACGCCGCGCAATTGTTCCCGCTGCGCATGGGCCGCGTTCATGAGCGCCCGGTGGGCCCGCACCCGGACTGGAGCTGCCAACTGGCGTTCGATCCGGAATACATCGGCGTTGTGCTGCCGTGGCTGGCACTCAACCGTAACGGCCTGGTGGTGTTCCTTCACCCCACCACCGGCGATGACCTCAAGGACCATACCGAACATGCGATCTGGATGGGGGCGATGCGCACACTGGATTTGTCGATATTCTAA
- a CDS encoding 2-dehydro-3-deoxygalactonokinase: MQAQLIALDWGTSSLRAYKLGPAGVVIERRALASGIMHLPTEPREIAGVRCSNGFELAFDAACGDWLDAHPGLPVIACGMVGSAQGWSEAAYRDTPADVATLGQALHVVRSLRGAAVHIVPGVIQRGVLPNVMRGEETQVLGVLQSLSGNIGRDVLIGLPGSHSKWVEVVEGCISHFDTFMTGELFAVLSQHSILGRTQRPSEQFQAAAFDRGVHVALSAEGRTGLLSNLFSARSLGLTGELAPDEQPDYLSGLLIGHELLGLRTRKDAQARDIVLIGATQLCTRYQRALQLCGFPHVTLAQEATERGLWQLAMAAGLLPAT; this comes from the coding sequence ATGCAGGCGCAATTGATCGCGCTCGATTGGGGAACCAGCTCCCTTCGTGCTTATAAGCTCGGCCCGGCAGGCGTGGTGATCGAACGACGCGCCCTTGCGTCTGGGATCATGCACTTGCCCACCGAACCCCGGGAAATTGCCGGTGTTCGTTGCAGCAACGGCTTTGAGCTGGCATTTGATGCGGCCTGTGGTGACTGGCTCGATGCCCATCCCGGTCTTCCGGTCATTGCCTGTGGCATGGTCGGCAGCGCCCAGGGCTGGAGCGAAGCGGCTTATCGCGACACTCCGGCGGATGTCGCGACCCTCGGCCAGGCGCTGCACGTGGTGCGCAGCCTGCGGGGCGCGGCGGTGCACATCGTTCCCGGGGTGATTCAGCGCGGCGTTCTACCCAATGTGATGCGTGGCGAAGAAACCCAGGTCCTCGGCGTGTTGCAAAGCTTGTCCGGCAATATCGGGCGCGACGTATTGATCGGCCTGCCAGGCAGCCATTCCAAGTGGGTCGAGGTGGTGGAAGGCTGCATCAGCCATTTCGACACCTTCATGACCGGCGAGTTGTTCGCCGTACTCAGCCAACACAGCATTTTGGGTCGCACCCAGCGCCCTTCAGAACAGTTCCAGGCGGCCGCTTTTGATCGCGGCGTGCACGTGGCGCTGTCGGCAGAGGGCCGCACGGGCCTGTTGTCGAACTTGTTCAGCGCGCGGTCCCTGGGATTGACCGGCGAGCTGGCGCCTGACGAGCAGCCCGACTATCTGTCTGGCCTGCTGATCGGCCACGAACTATTGGGCCTGCGCACCCGCAAGGATGCCCAGGCGCGCGACATCGTCCTGATCGGCGCAACCCAACTCTGCACCCGCTACCAGCGTGCACTCCAACTCTGCGGCTTCCCCCACGTGACCCTGGCGCAGGAGGCTACCGAACGTGGCCTTTGGCAGCTGGCCATGGCGGCGGGGCTGCTGCCTGCAACCTGA
- a CDS encoding 2-dehydro-3-deoxy-6-phosphogalactonate aldolase: protein MLKQALTHNGLIAILRGLRPDEALAIGEVLYQAGLRVIEVPLNSPDPYASIRILRDSLPADCLIGAGTVLTPEQVDQVKAAGGQVIVMPHSDAKVLRAAKAAGLFLSPGVATPTEAFAALAEGADVLKLFPAEQMGPAVVKAWLAVLPAGTVLLPVGGITPDNMQVFFDAGVKGFGLGSGLFKPGMSVAQVASNAQAYVAAWNALG, encoded by the coding sequence ATGCTCAAGCAAGCACTGACACACAACGGTTTGATCGCGATCCTGCGCGGCCTGCGACCGGACGAGGCGTTGGCGATCGGCGAAGTGCTGTACCAGGCGGGTTTGCGGGTTATCGAAGTACCGCTCAACTCACCGGACCCCTACGCCAGCATCCGTATCCTGCGCGACAGCCTGCCCGCCGATTGCCTGATCGGCGCCGGCACCGTGCTGACCCCGGAGCAGGTCGATCAGGTCAAGGCGGCCGGCGGCCAGGTGATCGTCATGCCCCACAGTGATGCCAAGGTGCTGCGGGCTGCCAAGGCGGCAGGCCTGTTCCTGTCGCCGGGTGTGGCCACGCCCACTGAAGCGTTTGCCGCGCTGGCCGAAGGCGCCGACGTGCTGAAGCTGTTTCCGGCCGAGCAAATGGGCCCGGCGGTGGTCAAGGCCTGGCTTGCGGTACTGCCCGCAGGCACGGTGTTGCTGCCGGTGGGCGGCATCACCCCGGACAACATGCAGGTATTTTTCGACGCAGGCGTCAAAGGTTTTGGCCTGGGCTCCGGTTTGTTCAAGCCAGGCATGAGCGTCGCCCAGGTGGCGAGCAATGCCCAGGCCTACGTCGCGGCCTGGAATGCCTTGGGCTGA
- the dgoD gene encoding galactonate dehydratase, whose translation MKITKLTTFIVPPRWCFLKVETDQGVTGWGEPVVEGRAHTVAAAVEELSDYLIGKDPRNIEDIWTVLYRGGFYRGGAIHMSALAGIDQALWDIKGKALGVSVSDLLGGQVRDKIRVYSWIGGDRPADTARAAKEAVARGFTAVKMNGTEELQFLDSFEKVDQALANVAAVRDAVGPNVGIGVDFHGRVHKPMAKVLMKELDPYKLMFIEEPVLSENYEALKELAPLTSTPIALGERLFSRWDFKRVLSEGYVDIIQPDASHAGGITETRKIANMAEAYDVALALHCPLGPIALAACLQLDAVCYNAFIQEQSLGIHYNESNDLLDYVRDPGVFDYDQGFVKIPNGPGLGIEINEEYVIERAAIGHRWRNPIWRHADGSFAEW comes from the coding sequence ATGAAAATCACCAAATTGACCACCTTCATCGTCCCGCCGCGCTGGTGCTTCCTCAAGGTTGAAACCGACCAGGGCGTGACCGGTTGGGGTGAACCTGTGGTGGAGGGCCGCGCCCACACCGTGGCTGCTGCCGTCGAAGAATTGTCCGACTACTTGATCGGCAAAGACCCGCGCAATATCGAAGACATCTGGACCGTGCTCTATCGCGGCGGTTTCTACCGTGGCGGTGCGATCCATATGAGCGCCCTCGCCGGTATCGACCAGGCGCTGTGGGACATCAAGGGCAAGGCGCTCGGTGTGTCGGTCAGCGACCTGCTGGGTGGCCAGGTGCGCGACAAGATCCGCGTGTATTCGTGGATCGGTGGCGACCGCCCGGCAGACACTGCCCGCGCCGCCAAGGAAGCCGTGGCCCGTGGCTTTACCGCGGTCAAAATGAACGGCACTGAAGAGCTGCAATTTCTCGACAGCTTCGAAAAAGTCGACCAGGCCCTGGCCAACGTCGCCGCCGTGCGTGATGCGGTCGGCCCCAACGTCGGCATCGGCGTCGACTTCCATGGCCGGGTGCACAAGCCCATGGCCAAGGTGCTGATGAAGGAACTCGACCCCTACAAACTGATGTTCATCGAAGAGCCGGTGCTCAGCGAAAACTACGAAGCACTGAAAGAGCTGGCGCCGCTGACCAGCACCCCGATTGCCCTCGGCGAGCGGCTGTTCTCGCGCTGGGACTTCAAGCGCGTGCTCAGTGAAGGCTACGTCGACATCATCCAGCCGGATGCCTCTCACGCTGGCGGGATCACCGAAACCCGCAAGATCGCCAACATGGCCGAAGCCTACGACGTGGCCCTGGCCCTGCACTGCCCGCTCGGCCCGATTGCCCTGGCGGCGTGCCTGCAGCTGGATGCGGTTTGCTACAACGCGTTCATCCAAGAGCAAAGCCTGGGCATCCACTACAACGAGAGCAATGACCTGCTCGACTACGTGCGCGACCCGGGCGTTTTCGACTATGACCAAGGCTTCGTGAAGATCCCCAATGGGCCAGGCCTGGGCATCGAGATCAACGAGGAATACGTGATAGAGCGCGCGGCCATCGGCCATCGCTGGCGCAACCCGATCTGGCGCCATGCCGATGGCAGTTTTGCGGAGTGGTGA
- a CDS encoding MFS transporter, translating into MQSESFTGQASLVTPSRKRYFIMVLLFITVVINYLDRSNLSIAAPALTSELGIDPVHVGLIFSAFGWTYAAMQIPGGWLVDRVPPRILYSVALLLWSVATVMLGFAASFIALFVLRMAVGALEAPAYPINSRVVTTWFPERERATAIGVYTSGQFVGLAFLTPVLAWLQHAFGWHMVFVATGGVGIVWALIWYAVYREPRDFKGANAAEIELIREGGGLVDIQAQAAKAPFSWVDLGIVLSKRKLWGIYLGQFCLNSTLWFFLTWFPTYLVKYRGMDFIKSGLLASLPFLAAFVGVLCSGLFSDWLIRRGTSVGFARKLPIIGGLLISTAIIGANFVDSTAWVIGFLAVAFFGNGLASITWSLVSTLAPARLLGLTGGVFNFIGNLSAITTPIVIGFLATGDSFAPAITYIAVLALLGALSYILLVGKVERIEL; encoded by the coding sequence ATGCAATCCGAGTCCTTCACCGGGCAGGCTTCTTTAGTCACGCCCAGCCGAAAGCGCTACTTCATCATGGTGCTGCTGTTCATCACAGTGGTGATCAACTACCTGGACCGCAGCAACCTGTCGATTGCCGCCCCGGCCCTGACCAGCGAGCTGGGGATCGACCCGGTGCATGTCGGGCTGATCTTCTCCGCCTTCGGCTGGACCTACGCCGCCATGCAAATCCCCGGTGGCTGGCTGGTGGACCGGGTGCCGCCGCGCATTCTCTACAGCGTTGCCCTGCTGCTGTGGTCGGTGGCCACGGTGATGCTCGGTTTTGCCGCCAGTTTCATCGCGCTGTTCGTGTTGCGCATGGCGGTGGGCGCCCTGGAGGCGCCGGCCTACCCGATCAACAGCCGCGTGGTCACCACCTGGTTTCCCGAGCGTGAGCGGGCCACGGCGATTGGTGTCTACACCTCCGGGCAGTTTGTCGGGCTGGCGTTTCTCACGCCGGTATTGGCGTGGCTGCAGCACGCGTTTGGCTGGCACATGGTGTTTGTCGCCACCGGTGGCGTGGGCATTGTGTGGGCGTTGATCTGGTACGCGGTGTACCGCGAGCCACGGGATTTCAAGGGCGCCAATGCAGCAGAAATCGAGCTGATCCGCGAAGGCGGCGGGCTGGTGGATATCCAGGCGCAGGCAGCCAAGGCGCCGTTCAGTTGGGTCGACCTCGGTATCGTGTTGAGCAAGCGCAAACTGTGGGGGATTTACCTGGGGCAGTTCTGCCTGAACTCCACGCTGTGGTTTTTCCTGACGTGGTTCCCGACCTACCTGGTGAAATACCGCGGCATGGACTTCATCAAGTCCGGCCTGTTGGCGTCGCTGCCGTTTCTCGCGGCGTTCGTCGGGGTGCTGTGTTCGGGGTTGTTTTCCGATTGGCTGATTCGCCGGGGTACGTCGGTGGGGTTTGCGCGCAAGTTGCCGATCATTGGCGGGTTGTTGATCTCCACGGCGATCATTGGCGCCAACTTTGTTGACTCCACAGCGTGGGTTATTGGGTTTCTGGCGGTGGCTTTTTTTGGCAATGGCCTGGCGTCGATCACCTGGTCATTGGTGTCGACCCTGGCGCCGGCAAGGCTGCTGGGGTTGACGGGTGGGGTGTTCAATTTCATCGGCAATCTGTCGGCGATTACCACGCCGATCGTGATTGGCTTTCTGGCCACTGGCGATTCGTTTGCACCGGCAATTACGTATATCGCGGTGCTGGCGTTGCTGGGGGCGCTTTCGTACATCTTGCTGGTGGGCAAGGTCGAGCGCATCGAACTTTAG
- a CDS encoding anti-virulence regulator CigR family protein, which produces MKMPKRVIASIGVLLLGASALVQAAPYDQGGGPERGGPQGQQNDHRGDDHRGPQDNHRGGPPQDFGPVRQVIRDNHGDFRRGAPPPPGIHLERGQRLPPNYYGERLDPRALGHLPQYPGYEWRRSGGDIVLIAVGTSIVYQILDGALY; this is translated from the coding sequence ATGAAGATGCCAAAGCGTGTGATAGCCAGTATCGGTGTGCTGTTACTTGGCGCCAGCGCCCTGGTGCAAGCCGCACCGTACGACCAAGGCGGCGGGCCTGAGCGTGGCGGCCCCCAGGGCCAACAAAACGATCACCGTGGCGATGACCATCGCGGGCCGCAGGACAACCATCGTGGCGGGCCTCCTCAGGACTTCGGCCCGGTGCGGCAGGTGATTCGCGATAACCATGGCGACTTCCGCCGTGGCGCACCACCACCTCCCGGCATCCACCTGGAACGCGGCCAGCGCCTGCCACCGAACTACTACGGCGAGCGTCTGGACCCTCGAGCGTTGGGCCATCTGCCGCAATACCCAGGCTACGAATGGCGTCGCTCGGGCGGGGACATTGTGCTGATCGCGGTGGGTACCAGCATCGTCTATCAGATTCTGGATGGCGCGCTGTACTAG
- the trpA gene encoding tryptophan synthase subunit alpha yields the protein MSRLQTRFAQLKEQNRAALVTFVTAGDPGYDTSLAILKGLPAAGADVIELGMPFTDPMADGPAIQLANIRALTAKQNLTKTLQMVSEFRKDNSDTPLVLMGYFNPIHMYGVPRFISDAKEAGVDGLIVVDMPPEHNGELCDPAQAAGIDFIRLTTPTTDDVRLPTVLNGSSGFVYYVSVAGVTGAGAATLEHVEEAVTRLRRHTDLPISIGFGIRTPEQAAAIARLADGVVVGSALIDHIANASNDQQAIDGVLTLCSALSEGVRNARK from the coding sequence ATGAGCCGCCTGCAAACACGTTTTGCACAACTGAAAGAACAAAACCGCGCCGCCCTGGTGACCTTCGTCACCGCCGGCGACCCGGGGTATGACACTTCGCTGGCGATCCTCAAGGGCTTGCCGGCGGCCGGTGCCGATGTGATCGAGCTGGGCATGCCGTTCACCGACCCGATGGCCGACGGCCCGGCGATTCAGCTGGCCAACATCCGCGCACTGACCGCCAAGCAGAACCTCACGAAAACCCTGCAAATGGTCAGCGAGTTCCGCAAGGACAACAGCGACACGCCGCTGGTACTGATGGGCTACTTCAACCCGATCCACATGTACGGCGTGCCGCGCTTTATCAGCGACGCGAAAGAAGCCGGCGTCGACGGCCTGATCGTAGTCGACATGCCACCCGAGCATAACGGCGAGCTGTGCGACCCGGCCCAGGCTGCCGGTATCGACTTTATCCGCCTGACCACGCCGACCACCGACGACGTGCGCCTGCCGACCGTGCTCAACGGCAGCTCCGGGTTTGTGTACTACGTGTCGGTGGCCGGCGTGACCGGCGCCGGCGCCGCGACCCTGGAACACGTCGAAGAAGCCGTGACCCGCCTGCGTCGCCATACCGACCTGCCGATCAGCATCGGGTTTGGCATCCGTACCCCAGAACAAGCGGCTGCAATTGCCCGCCTGGCAGACGGTGTGGTGGTGGGTTCGGCACTGATCGACCACATCGCCAATGCCAGCAACGATCAGCAGGCCATCGACGGTGTATTGACCCTGTGCTCTGCGCTGTCGGAAGGTGTGCGCAACGCCCGTAAGTAA
- the trpB gene encoding tryptophan synthase subunit beta has product MTQTQTDLRNGPDANGLFGSFGGRYVAETLMPLILDLAREYEAAKIDPAFNEELAYFQRDYVGRPSPLYFAERLTEFCGGAKIYLKREELNHTGAHKINNCIGQILLARRMGKKRIIAETGAGMHGVATATVAARFGLDCVIYMGTTDIERQQANVFRMKLLGAEVIPVVAGTGTLKDAMNEALRDWVTNVDSTFYLIGTVAGPHPYPAMVRDFQAVIGKETRTQLQAQEGRLPDSLVACIGGGSNAMGLFHPFLDDTSVEIIGVEAAGYGIETGKHAASLNGGVPGVLHGNRTFLLQDDDGQIIDAHSISAGLDYPGIGPEHAWLHDIGRVQYTSVTDNEALDAFHKCCRLEGIIPALESAHALAEVFKRAPTLPKDHLMVVNLSGRGDKDMQTVMHHMEHSSQEPSQQEKH; this is encoded by the coding sequence GAAACCTTGATGCCGTTGATCCTTGACCTGGCCCGCGAATATGAAGCGGCCAAGATCGATCCGGCCTTCAACGAAGAACTGGCCTACTTCCAGCGCGACTATGTCGGGCGTCCAAGCCCGCTGTACTTCGCCGAACGCCTGACCGAATTCTGCGGCGGCGCCAAGATCTACCTCAAGCGCGAAGAGCTGAACCACACCGGCGCCCACAAGATCAACAACTGCATCGGCCAGATCCTGCTGGCGCGGCGCATGGGCAAAAAACGCATCATCGCCGAGACCGGCGCCGGCATGCATGGTGTGGCCACTGCCACCGTCGCCGCGCGTTTTGGCCTGGATTGTGTGATCTACATGGGCACCACCGACATCGAGCGCCAGCAGGCCAACGTGTTCCGCATGAAGCTGCTGGGCGCCGAAGTGATCCCGGTGGTGGCCGGCACCGGCACCCTGAAAGACGCGATGAACGAAGCCCTGCGTGACTGGGTCACCAACGTCGACAGCACCTTCTACCTGATCGGCACCGTGGCCGGCCCGCATCCGTACCCGGCGATGGTCCGCGACTTCCAGGCCGTGATCGGCAAGGAAACCCGTACCCAACTGCAAGCCCAGGAAGGCCGCCTGCCCGACAGCCTGGTGGCGTGCATCGGCGGTGGCTCCAACGCCATGGGCCTGTTCCACCCGTTCCTGGATGACACCAGCGTCGAAATCATCGGCGTTGAAGCCGCCGGCTACGGCATCGAAACCGGCAAGCACGCGGCCAGCCTCAACGGCGGCGTACCGGGTGTACTGCACGGCAACCGTACCTTCCTGTTGCAGGACGACGATGGCCAGATCATCGACGCCCACTCGATTTCCGCCGGCCTCGACTACCCGGGCATCGGCCCTGAACACGCCTGGTTGCACGACATCGGCCGCGTCCAGTACACCTCGGTGACCGACAACGAAGCCCTCGACGCCTTCCACAAATGCTGCCGCCTGGAAGGGATTATTCCTGCACTGGAAAGCGCCCACGCCCTGGCCGAAGTGTTCAAGCGCGCACCGACCTTGCCGAAGGATCACCTGATGGTGGTCAACCTCTCCGGCCGTGGCGACAAAGACATGCAAACCGTGATGCACCACATGGAACACTCTTCACAAGAGCCATCCCAGCAGGAGAAACACTAA